A region from the Hippoglossus hippoglossus isolate fHipHip1 chromosome 16, fHipHip1.pri, whole genome shotgun sequence genome encodes:
- the l3mbtl1b gene encoding lethal(3)malignant brain tumor-like protein 4 isoform X2, which yields MTDTPPSDGPSQGAEFDMMGALDWKDGIATLPGSDIRFRMTEFGTLEIVTDPEVKGQEAEPKRGTLDPAPTHTPTPPPEGQSQTSKAKVPANQSQPGSSQAKATGPVLLSLAEGPSVEDGPSVEVGSSANMGPNGELLRCRACGGRVSRDALFQGRFCSSICAQPSSGRSSPGEARESQTVEGERLGKRVRKKRKIYMDSGDEEEDNQEEPEEKAKTTKGRRGSKIAKLGTAPPNKKRAWSWPAYIEEEKAVAAPVKLFKEHQSFPQSRNSFKVGMKLEGLDPSHPSLFCVLTVAEIQGYRVRLHFDGYPECYDFWANADSWDMKPAGWCEKNGHKLLLPKGCKDGEFNWSMYVKNCRGQLAPKHLFKSLNTSVTPSGFRAGMKLEAIDRKNPSLICVATIAAVVDNRLLIHFDNWDDTYDYWCDASSPYIHPVGYCEEAQLTLTTPAGKTQTKTHVEYKQPKSFSWEKYLEETGTQAAPARAFKPRPPHGFQFGMKVEAVDKRNPMLIRVTTIADTEDHRLKIHFDGWSSEYDYWVETDCPDLHPVGWCQKTGHPLQYPNGSNDNIVTAPGQGCPTPGCNGVGHIRGPRYGTHYTQVSCPYSEMNMNKEGLLPDRLSGERPLALSGPHPRGRRPDPHPNTTTQTSCTPEPPEGAEDSQNRKPGTVEAERVGRSNQPEPPGGASDQSHNGTRPKRTAPIPKYLKMHYVKEEVSDSKASPDAISLQQALHESVFSPGISASPPHRVALCWDKHCQLLPEVLGLTAKRVATWSAEEVASFVKGLPGCKEHAATFKTEQIDGEAFLLLTQADIVKILSIKLGPALKIYNSILMLKNADEE from the exons ATGACCGACACTCCACCCAGCGATGGCCCCTCCCAGGGTGCGGAGTTCGACATGATGGGTGCTCTGGACTGGAAGGACGGTATCGCCACTCTcccaggaagtgacatcagg TTCCGCATGACGGAGTTTGGGACTCTTGAGATTGTCACAGACCCAGAGGTCAAAGGGCAAGAGGCAGAGCCTAAACGGGGAACCTTGGACCCAGCTCCGACTCACACTCCCACCCCTCCTCCAGAGGGCCAATCACAGACCAGCAAAGCCAAagttccagccaatcagagtcagCCAGGATCGTCTCAAGCTAAAG CTACTGGTCCTGTGCTTCTGTCCCTAGCGGAGGGCCCCAGTGTGGAGGATGGTCCCAGTGTTGAAGTTGGCTCCAGTGCTAACATGGGCCCAAATGGGGAGCTGTTAAGGTGCCGGGCCTGTGGCGGTCGTGTTTCTCGGGATGCCCTCTTTCAGGGAAGGTTCTGTAGCTCCATTTGTGCACAGCCTTCCAGCGGCAG atcatCTCCAGGGGAAGCACGGGAGAGTCAGACAGTTGAAGGTGAGAGGCTCGGTAAACGTGTGCGCAAAAAGAGGAAGATCTACATGGACTCCGGTGACGAAGAGGAAGACAACCAAGAGGAACCAGAG GAAAAAGCCAAGACTACCAAAGGCAGGAGAGGCTCAAAAATTGCAAAACTGG GGACTGCCCCTCCCAATAAGAAGCGGGCCTGGAGCTGGCCTGCTTACATTGAAGAGGAGAAGGCCGTCGCTGCTCCTGTTAAACTATTCAAAGAG CATCAGTCGTTTCCTCAAAGCAGGAACAGTTTTAAGGTGGGGATGAAGCTTGAGGGACTGGACCCGTCACACCCATCTCTGTTCTGTGTGCTCACTGTTGCAGAG aTCCAAGGATACAGGGTAAGGCTTCACTTTGATGGCTACCCAGAATGCTATGACTTCTGGGCCAACGCTGACTCGTGGGATATGAAACCAGCGGGCTGGTGTGAGAAGAACGGACACAAGTTGTTGTTGCCGAAAG GTTGTAAGGATGGAGAGTTTAATTGGAGCATGTATGTGAAGAACTGCAGAGGGCAACTGGCACCGAAACACCTTTTCAAGAGCCTCAACACA tCTGTGACTCCGTCTGGATTCAGAGCCGGGATGAAGCTGGAGGCGATTGACAGGAAGAATCCCTCGTTGATCTGTGTAGCAACCATCGCTGCTGTTGTCGACAACCGCCTGCTCATTCATTTTGACAACTGGGATGACACCTATGATTACTG gTGCGATGCGAGCAGTCCGTACATCCATCCTGTTGGGTACTGTGAAGAGGCCCAGCTAACTCTGACCACCCCAGCTGGTAAGACACAGACCAAGACACATGTGG AATATAAACAACCTAAGAGTTTTTCATGGGAGAAGTACCTGGAAGAGACGGGAACACAGGCGGCTCCTGCTCGGGCTTTCAAACCG CGACCTCCTCATGGCTTCCAGTTCGGGATGAAAGTGGAAGCTGTCGATAAGAGGAATCCAATGCTCATCCGTGTTACAACTATAGCAGACACAGAGGACCATCGACTGAAG ATTCATTTTGATGGCTGGAGTTCAGAGTACGACTACTGGGTGGAGACGGACTGCCCCGATCTGCACCCTGTAGGGTGGTGTCAGAAAACTGGACACCCACTACAGTACCCTAATG gcTCCAATGATAATATAGTGACTGCCCCAGGACAAGGATGTCCTACCCCAGGATGCAACGGGGTTGGCCACATCAGAGGACCTCGCTATGGGACCCACTACAC CCAGGTGAGCTGTCCCTATTCTGAGATGAATATGAACAAGGAGGGCTTGCTGCCAGACCGTCTCAGCGGAGAGCGACCCCTCGCCCTCAGTGGACCTCATCCTCGCGGGCGACGCCCCGATCCTCACCCCAACACTACGACGCAGACCTCTTGTACGCCTGAGCCGCCCGAAGGAGCTGAGGACTCCCAGAACAG GAAACCCGGGACAGTGGAAGCTGAGCGTGTAGGGCGCAGCAACCAGCCTGAGCCACCAGGTGGAGCCAGCGATCAGAGCCACAATGGAACAAGACCTAAACG AACTGCCCCAATTCCCAAATACCTGAAAATGCACTATGTTAAAGAGGAGGTCAGCGACagtaaag cctctccAGATGCCATCTCTCTCCAGCAGGCCCTCCACGAGTCTGTGTTCTCCCCCGGCAtctctgcctccccccctcACCGGGTGGCTCTCTGCTGGGACAAACACTGCCAGCTGCTGCCCGAGGTCCTGGGGCTGACTGCCAAGAGAGTGGCCACTTGGAGCGCCGAGGAG GTGGCCAGTTTTGTCAAAGGACTCCCTGGATGTAAAGAACATGCTGCTACCTTTAAAACAGAG CAAATAGATGGCGAGGCGTTCCTGCTACTCACCCAAGCGGACATCGTCAAGATCCTGTCAATCAAGTTAGGACCCGCCCTGAAGATCTACAACTCCATCCTCATGTTGAAGAACGCCGACGAAGAGTGA
- the l3mbtl1b gene encoding lethal(3)malignant brain tumor-like protein 4 isoform X6: MTDTPPSDGPSQGAEFDMMGALDWKDGIATLPGSDIRFRMTEFGTLEIVTDPEVKGQEAEPKRGTLDPAPTHTPTPPPEGQSQTSKAKVPANQSQPGSSQAKATGPVLLSLAEGPSVEDGPSVEVGSSANMGPNGELLRCRACGGRVSRDALFQGRFCSSICAQPSSGRSSPGEARESQTVEGERLGKRVRKKRKIYMDSGDEEEDNQEEPEEKAKTTKGRRGSKIAKLGTAPPNKKRAWSWPAYIEEEKAVAAPVKLFKEHQSFPQSRNSFKVGMKLEGLDPSHPSLFCVLTVAEIQGYRVRLHFDGYPECYDFWANADSWDMKPAGWCEKNGHKLLLPKGCKDGEFNWSMYVKNCRGQLAPKHLFKSLNTSVTPSGFRAGMKLEAIDRKNPSLICVATIAAVVDNRLLIHFDNWDDTYDYWCDASSPYIHPVGYCEEAQLTLTTPAEYKQPKSFSWEKYLEETGTQAAPARAFKPRPPHGFQFGMKVEAVDKRNPMLIRVTTIADTEDHRLKIHFDGWSSEYDYWVETDCPDLHPVGWCQKTGHPLQYPNGSNDNIVTAPGQGCPTPGCNGVGHIRGPRYGTHYTQVSCPYSEMNMNKEGLLPDRLSGERPLALSGPHPRGRRPDPHPNTTTQTSCTPEPPEGAEDSQNRKPGTVEAERVGRSNQPEPPGGASDQSHNGTRPKRTAPIPKYLKMHYVKEEVSDSKASPDAISLQQALHESVFSPGISASPPHRVALCWDKHCQLLPEVLGLTAKRVATWSAEEVASFVKGLPGCKEHAATFKTEQIDGEAFLLLTQADIVKILSIKLGPALKIYNSILMLKNADEE; encoded by the exons ATGACCGACACTCCACCCAGCGATGGCCCCTCCCAGGGTGCGGAGTTCGACATGATGGGTGCTCTGGACTGGAAGGACGGTATCGCCACTCTcccaggaagtgacatcagg TTCCGCATGACGGAGTTTGGGACTCTTGAGATTGTCACAGACCCAGAGGTCAAAGGGCAAGAGGCAGAGCCTAAACGGGGAACCTTGGACCCAGCTCCGACTCACACTCCCACCCCTCCTCCAGAGGGCCAATCACAGACCAGCAAAGCCAAagttccagccaatcagagtcagCCAGGATCGTCTCAAGCTAAAG CTACTGGTCCTGTGCTTCTGTCCCTAGCGGAGGGCCCCAGTGTGGAGGATGGTCCCAGTGTTGAAGTTGGCTCCAGTGCTAACATGGGCCCAAATGGGGAGCTGTTAAGGTGCCGGGCCTGTGGCGGTCGTGTTTCTCGGGATGCCCTCTTTCAGGGAAGGTTCTGTAGCTCCATTTGTGCACAGCCTTCCAGCGGCAG atcatCTCCAGGGGAAGCACGGGAGAGTCAGACAGTTGAAGGTGAGAGGCTCGGTAAACGTGTGCGCAAAAAGAGGAAGATCTACATGGACTCCGGTGACGAAGAGGAAGACAACCAAGAGGAACCAGAG GAAAAAGCCAAGACTACCAAAGGCAGGAGAGGCTCAAAAATTGCAAAACTGG GGACTGCCCCTCCCAATAAGAAGCGGGCCTGGAGCTGGCCTGCTTACATTGAAGAGGAGAAGGCCGTCGCTGCTCCTGTTAAACTATTCAAAGAG CATCAGTCGTTTCCTCAAAGCAGGAACAGTTTTAAGGTGGGGATGAAGCTTGAGGGACTGGACCCGTCACACCCATCTCTGTTCTGTGTGCTCACTGTTGCAGAG aTCCAAGGATACAGGGTAAGGCTTCACTTTGATGGCTACCCAGAATGCTATGACTTCTGGGCCAACGCTGACTCGTGGGATATGAAACCAGCGGGCTGGTGTGAGAAGAACGGACACAAGTTGTTGTTGCCGAAAG GTTGTAAGGATGGAGAGTTTAATTGGAGCATGTATGTGAAGAACTGCAGAGGGCAACTGGCACCGAAACACCTTTTCAAGAGCCTCAACACA tCTGTGACTCCGTCTGGATTCAGAGCCGGGATGAAGCTGGAGGCGATTGACAGGAAGAATCCCTCGTTGATCTGTGTAGCAACCATCGCTGCTGTTGTCGACAACCGCCTGCTCATTCATTTTGACAACTGGGATGACACCTATGATTACTG gTGCGATGCGAGCAGTCCGTACATCCATCCTGTTGGGTACTGTGAAGAGGCCCAGCTAACTCTGACCACCCCAGCTG AATATAAACAACCTAAGAGTTTTTCATGGGAGAAGTACCTGGAAGAGACGGGAACACAGGCGGCTCCTGCTCGGGCTTTCAAACCG CGACCTCCTCATGGCTTCCAGTTCGGGATGAAAGTGGAAGCTGTCGATAAGAGGAATCCAATGCTCATCCGTGTTACAACTATAGCAGACACAGAGGACCATCGACTGAAG ATTCATTTTGATGGCTGGAGTTCAGAGTACGACTACTGGGTGGAGACGGACTGCCCCGATCTGCACCCTGTAGGGTGGTGTCAGAAAACTGGACACCCACTACAGTACCCTAATG gcTCCAATGATAATATAGTGACTGCCCCAGGACAAGGATGTCCTACCCCAGGATGCAACGGGGTTGGCCACATCAGAGGACCTCGCTATGGGACCCACTACAC CCAGGTGAGCTGTCCCTATTCTGAGATGAATATGAACAAGGAGGGCTTGCTGCCAGACCGTCTCAGCGGAGAGCGACCCCTCGCCCTCAGTGGACCTCATCCTCGCGGGCGACGCCCCGATCCTCACCCCAACACTACGACGCAGACCTCTTGTACGCCTGAGCCGCCCGAAGGAGCTGAGGACTCCCAGAACAG GAAACCCGGGACAGTGGAAGCTGAGCGTGTAGGGCGCAGCAACCAGCCTGAGCCACCAGGTGGAGCCAGCGATCAGAGCCACAATGGAACAAGACCTAAACG AACTGCCCCAATTCCCAAATACCTGAAAATGCACTATGTTAAAGAGGAGGTCAGCGACagtaaag cctctccAGATGCCATCTCTCTCCAGCAGGCCCTCCACGAGTCTGTGTTCTCCCCCGGCAtctctgcctccccccctcACCGGGTGGCTCTCTGCTGGGACAAACACTGCCAGCTGCTGCCCGAGGTCCTGGGGCTGACTGCCAAGAGAGTGGCCACTTGGAGCGCCGAGGAG GTGGCCAGTTTTGTCAAAGGACTCCCTGGATGTAAAGAACATGCTGCTACCTTTAAAACAGAG CAAATAGATGGCGAGGCGTTCCTGCTACTCACCCAAGCGGACATCGTCAAGATCCTGTCAATCAAGTTAGGACCCGCCCTGAAGATCTACAACTCCATCCTCATGTTGAAGAACGCCGACGAAGAGTGA
- the l3mbtl1b gene encoding lethal(3)malignant brain tumor-like protein 4 isoform X1 yields MTDTPPSDGPSQGAEFDMMGALDWKDGIATLPGSDIRFRMTEFGTLEIVTDPEVKGQEAEPKRGTLDPAPTHTPTPPPEGQSQTSKAKVPANQSQPGSSQAKATGPVLLSLAEGPSVEDGPSVEVGSSANMGPNGELLRCRACGGRVSRDALFQGRFCSSICAQPSSGRSSPGEARESQTVEGERLGKRVRKKRKIYMDSGDEEEDNQEEPEEKAKTTKGRRGSKIAKLVGTAPPNKKRAWSWPAYIEEEKAVAAPVKLFKEHQSFPQSRNSFKVGMKLEGLDPSHPSLFCVLTVAEIQGYRVRLHFDGYPECYDFWANADSWDMKPAGWCEKNGHKLLLPKGCKDGEFNWSMYVKNCRGQLAPKHLFKSLNTSVTPSGFRAGMKLEAIDRKNPSLICVATIAAVVDNRLLIHFDNWDDTYDYWCDASSPYIHPVGYCEEAQLTLTTPAGKTQTKTHVEYKQPKSFSWEKYLEETGTQAAPARAFKPRPPHGFQFGMKVEAVDKRNPMLIRVTTIADTEDHRLKIHFDGWSSEYDYWVETDCPDLHPVGWCQKTGHPLQYPNGSNDNIVTAPGQGCPTPGCNGVGHIRGPRYGTHYTQVSCPYSEMNMNKEGLLPDRLSGERPLALSGPHPRGRRPDPHPNTTTQTSCTPEPPEGAEDSQNRKPGTVEAERVGRSNQPEPPGGASDQSHNGTRPKRTAPIPKYLKMHYVKEEVSDSKASPDAISLQQALHESVFSPGISASPPHRVALCWDKHCQLLPEVLGLTAKRVATWSAEEVASFVKGLPGCKEHAATFKTEQIDGEAFLLLTQADIVKILSIKLGPALKIYNSILMLKNADEE; encoded by the exons ATGACCGACACTCCACCCAGCGATGGCCCCTCCCAGGGTGCGGAGTTCGACATGATGGGTGCTCTGGACTGGAAGGACGGTATCGCCACTCTcccaggaagtgacatcagg TTCCGCATGACGGAGTTTGGGACTCTTGAGATTGTCACAGACCCAGAGGTCAAAGGGCAAGAGGCAGAGCCTAAACGGGGAACCTTGGACCCAGCTCCGACTCACACTCCCACCCCTCCTCCAGAGGGCCAATCACAGACCAGCAAAGCCAAagttccagccaatcagagtcagCCAGGATCGTCTCAAGCTAAAG CTACTGGTCCTGTGCTTCTGTCCCTAGCGGAGGGCCCCAGTGTGGAGGATGGTCCCAGTGTTGAAGTTGGCTCCAGTGCTAACATGGGCCCAAATGGGGAGCTGTTAAGGTGCCGGGCCTGTGGCGGTCGTGTTTCTCGGGATGCCCTCTTTCAGGGAAGGTTCTGTAGCTCCATTTGTGCACAGCCTTCCAGCGGCAG atcatCTCCAGGGGAAGCACGGGAGAGTCAGACAGTTGAAGGTGAGAGGCTCGGTAAACGTGTGCGCAAAAAGAGGAAGATCTACATGGACTCCGGTGACGAAGAGGAAGACAACCAAGAGGAACCAGAG GAAAAAGCCAAGACTACCAAAGGCAGGAGAGGCTCAAAAATTGCAAAACTGG TAGGGACTGCCCCTCCCAATAAGAAGCGGGCCTGGAGCTGGCCTGCTTACATTGAAGAGGAGAAGGCCGTCGCTGCTCCTGTTAAACTATTCAAAGAG CATCAGTCGTTTCCTCAAAGCAGGAACAGTTTTAAGGTGGGGATGAAGCTTGAGGGACTGGACCCGTCACACCCATCTCTGTTCTGTGTGCTCACTGTTGCAGAG aTCCAAGGATACAGGGTAAGGCTTCACTTTGATGGCTACCCAGAATGCTATGACTTCTGGGCCAACGCTGACTCGTGGGATATGAAACCAGCGGGCTGGTGTGAGAAGAACGGACACAAGTTGTTGTTGCCGAAAG GTTGTAAGGATGGAGAGTTTAATTGGAGCATGTATGTGAAGAACTGCAGAGGGCAACTGGCACCGAAACACCTTTTCAAGAGCCTCAACACA tCTGTGACTCCGTCTGGATTCAGAGCCGGGATGAAGCTGGAGGCGATTGACAGGAAGAATCCCTCGTTGATCTGTGTAGCAACCATCGCTGCTGTTGTCGACAACCGCCTGCTCATTCATTTTGACAACTGGGATGACACCTATGATTACTG gTGCGATGCGAGCAGTCCGTACATCCATCCTGTTGGGTACTGTGAAGAGGCCCAGCTAACTCTGACCACCCCAGCTGGTAAGACACAGACCAAGACACATGTGG AATATAAACAACCTAAGAGTTTTTCATGGGAGAAGTACCTGGAAGAGACGGGAACACAGGCGGCTCCTGCTCGGGCTTTCAAACCG CGACCTCCTCATGGCTTCCAGTTCGGGATGAAAGTGGAAGCTGTCGATAAGAGGAATCCAATGCTCATCCGTGTTACAACTATAGCAGACACAGAGGACCATCGACTGAAG ATTCATTTTGATGGCTGGAGTTCAGAGTACGACTACTGGGTGGAGACGGACTGCCCCGATCTGCACCCTGTAGGGTGGTGTCAGAAAACTGGACACCCACTACAGTACCCTAATG gcTCCAATGATAATATAGTGACTGCCCCAGGACAAGGATGTCCTACCCCAGGATGCAACGGGGTTGGCCACATCAGAGGACCTCGCTATGGGACCCACTACAC CCAGGTGAGCTGTCCCTATTCTGAGATGAATATGAACAAGGAGGGCTTGCTGCCAGACCGTCTCAGCGGAGAGCGACCCCTCGCCCTCAGTGGACCTCATCCTCGCGGGCGACGCCCCGATCCTCACCCCAACACTACGACGCAGACCTCTTGTACGCCTGAGCCGCCCGAAGGAGCTGAGGACTCCCAGAACAG GAAACCCGGGACAGTGGAAGCTGAGCGTGTAGGGCGCAGCAACCAGCCTGAGCCACCAGGTGGAGCCAGCGATCAGAGCCACAATGGAACAAGACCTAAACG AACTGCCCCAATTCCCAAATACCTGAAAATGCACTATGTTAAAGAGGAGGTCAGCGACagtaaag cctctccAGATGCCATCTCTCTCCAGCAGGCCCTCCACGAGTCTGTGTTCTCCCCCGGCAtctctgcctccccccctcACCGGGTGGCTCTCTGCTGGGACAAACACTGCCAGCTGCTGCCCGAGGTCCTGGGGCTGACTGCCAAGAGAGTGGCCACTTGGAGCGCCGAGGAG GTGGCCAGTTTTGTCAAAGGACTCCCTGGATGTAAAGAACATGCTGCTACCTTTAAAACAGAG CAAATAGATGGCGAGGCGTTCCTGCTACTCACCCAAGCGGACATCGTCAAGATCCTGTCAATCAAGTTAGGACCCGCCCTGAAGATCTACAACTCCATCCTCATGTTGAAGAACGCCGACGAAGAGTGA
- the l3mbtl1b gene encoding lethal(3)malignant brain tumor-like protein 4 isoform X3, with protein sequence MTDTPPSDGPSQGAEFDMMGALDWKDGIATLPGSDIRFRMTEFGTLEIVTDPEVKGQEAEPKRGTLDPAPTHTPTPPPEGQSQTSKAKVPANQSQPGSSQAKATGPVLLSLAEGPSVEDGPSVEVGSSANMGPNGELLRCRACGGRVSRDALFQGRFCSSICAQPSSGRSSPGEARESQTVEGERLGKRVRKKRKIYMDSGDEEEDNQEEPEEKAKTTKGRRGSKIAKLVGTAPPNKKRAWSWPAYIEEEKAVAAPVKLFKEHQSFPQSRNSFKVGMKLEGLDPSHPSLFCVLTVAEIQGYRVRLHFDGYPECYDFWANADSWDMKPAGWCEKNGHKLLLPKGCKDGEFNWSMYVKNCRGQLAPKHLFKSLNTSVTPSGFRAGMKLEAIDRKNPSLICVATIAAVVDNRLLIHFDNWDDTYDYWCDASSPYIHPVGYCEEAQLTLTTPAGKTQTKTHVEYKQPKSFSWEKYLEETGTQAAPARAFKPRPPHGFQFGMKVEAVDKRNPMLIRVTTIADTEDHRLKIHFDGWSSEYDYWVETDCPDLHPVGWCQKTGHPLQYPGSNDNIVTAPGQGCPTPGCNGVGHIRGPRYGTHYTQVSCPYSEMNMNKEGLLPDRLSGERPLALSGPHPRGRRPDPHPNTTTQTSCTPEPPEGAEDSQNRKPGTVEAERVGRSNQPEPPGGASDQSHNGTRPKRTAPIPKYLKMHYVKEEVSDSKASPDAISLQQALHESVFSPGISASPPHRVALCWDKHCQLLPEVLGLTAKRVATWSAEEVASFVKGLPGCKEHAATFKTEQIDGEAFLLLTQADIVKILSIKLGPALKIYNSILMLKNADEE encoded by the exons ATGACCGACACTCCACCCAGCGATGGCCCCTCCCAGGGTGCGGAGTTCGACATGATGGGTGCTCTGGACTGGAAGGACGGTATCGCCACTCTcccaggaagtgacatcagg TTCCGCATGACGGAGTTTGGGACTCTTGAGATTGTCACAGACCCAGAGGTCAAAGGGCAAGAGGCAGAGCCTAAACGGGGAACCTTGGACCCAGCTCCGACTCACACTCCCACCCCTCCTCCAGAGGGCCAATCACAGACCAGCAAAGCCAAagttccagccaatcagagtcagCCAGGATCGTCTCAAGCTAAAG CTACTGGTCCTGTGCTTCTGTCCCTAGCGGAGGGCCCCAGTGTGGAGGATGGTCCCAGTGTTGAAGTTGGCTCCAGTGCTAACATGGGCCCAAATGGGGAGCTGTTAAGGTGCCGGGCCTGTGGCGGTCGTGTTTCTCGGGATGCCCTCTTTCAGGGAAGGTTCTGTAGCTCCATTTGTGCACAGCCTTCCAGCGGCAG atcatCTCCAGGGGAAGCACGGGAGAGTCAGACAGTTGAAGGTGAGAGGCTCGGTAAACGTGTGCGCAAAAAGAGGAAGATCTACATGGACTCCGGTGACGAAGAGGAAGACAACCAAGAGGAACCAGAG GAAAAAGCCAAGACTACCAAAGGCAGGAGAGGCTCAAAAATTGCAAAACTGG TAGGGACTGCCCCTCCCAATAAGAAGCGGGCCTGGAGCTGGCCTGCTTACATTGAAGAGGAGAAGGCCGTCGCTGCTCCTGTTAAACTATTCAAAGAG CATCAGTCGTTTCCTCAAAGCAGGAACAGTTTTAAGGTGGGGATGAAGCTTGAGGGACTGGACCCGTCACACCCATCTCTGTTCTGTGTGCTCACTGTTGCAGAG aTCCAAGGATACAGGGTAAGGCTTCACTTTGATGGCTACCCAGAATGCTATGACTTCTGGGCCAACGCTGACTCGTGGGATATGAAACCAGCGGGCTGGTGTGAGAAGAACGGACACAAGTTGTTGTTGCCGAAAG GTTGTAAGGATGGAGAGTTTAATTGGAGCATGTATGTGAAGAACTGCAGAGGGCAACTGGCACCGAAACACCTTTTCAAGAGCCTCAACACA tCTGTGACTCCGTCTGGATTCAGAGCCGGGATGAAGCTGGAGGCGATTGACAGGAAGAATCCCTCGTTGATCTGTGTAGCAACCATCGCTGCTGTTGTCGACAACCGCCTGCTCATTCATTTTGACAACTGGGATGACACCTATGATTACTG gTGCGATGCGAGCAGTCCGTACATCCATCCTGTTGGGTACTGTGAAGAGGCCCAGCTAACTCTGACCACCCCAGCTGGTAAGACACAGACCAAGACACATGTGG AATATAAACAACCTAAGAGTTTTTCATGGGAGAAGTACCTGGAAGAGACGGGAACACAGGCGGCTCCTGCTCGGGCTTTCAAACCG CGACCTCCTCATGGCTTCCAGTTCGGGATGAAAGTGGAAGCTGTCGATAAGAGGAATCCAATGCTCATCCGTGTTACAACTATAGCAGACACAGAGGACCATCGACTGAAG ATTCATTTTGATGGCTGGAGTTCAGAGTACGACTACTGGGTGGAGACGGACTGCCCCGATCTGCACCCTGTAGGGTGGTGTCAGAAAACTGGACACCCACTACAGTACCCT ggcTCCAATGATAATATAGTGACTGCCCCAGGACAAGGATGTCCTACCCCAGGATGCAACGGGGTTGGCCACATCAGAGGACCTCGCTATGGGACCCACTACAC CCAGGTGAGCTGTCCCTATTCTGAGATGAATATGAACAAGGAGGGCTTGCTGCCAGACCGTCTCAGCGGAGAGCGACCCCTCGCCCTCAGTGGACCTCATCCTCGCGGGCGACGCCCCGATCCTCACCCCAACACTACGACGCAGACCTCTTGTACGCCTGAGCCGCCCGAAGGAGCTGAGGACTCCCAGAACAG GAAACCCGGGACAGTGGAAGCTGAGCGTGTAGGGCGCAGCAACCAGCCTGAGCCACCAGGTGGAGCCAGCGATCAGAGCCACAATGGAACAAGACCTAAACG AACTGCCCCAATTCCCAAATACCTGAAAATGCACTATGTTAAAGAGGAGGTCAGCGACagtaaag cctctccAGATGCCATCTCTCTCCAGCAGGCCCTCCACGAGTCTGTGTTCTCCCCCGGCAtctctgcctccccccctcACCGGGTGGCTCTCTGCTGGGACAAACACTGCCAGCTGCTGCCCGAGGTCCTGGGGCTGACTGCCAAGAGAGTGGCCACTTGGAGCGCCGAGGAG GTGGCCAGTTTTGTCAAAGGACTCCCTGGATGTAAAGAACATGCTGCTACCTTTAAAACAGAG CAAATAGATGGCGAGGCGTTCCTGCTACTCACCCAAGCGGACATCGTCAAGATCCTGTCAATCAAGTTAGGACCCGCCCTGAAGATCTACAACTCCATCCTCATGTTGAAGAACGCCGACGAAGAGTGA